The following nucleotide sequence is from Natronosalvus caseinilyticus.
GCTGGACCGATTCGGCGTCGATCGCCTCGAGAGAGACGGCTGCCTCATCGGCCGAGTTCGCAAACGAGAGCGTGGCGGTGAATTGCCCTTCCCCAGGTTGCACCCGCGGTGGGGTGAACTCCGCGTCCATCGTGAGCATCGCTGGGAACACGTACTCTTGGTCGGACACGTACAGGTTGTGGAAATACGCATCGCTCACGACACCCTCGATACTGCCGTTACCGATCGCGACCGCCAGCAACTCGGTTTCGGCATCGAACTGTTCGAACAGCGTTTGAGAGCTATCCTGTTCCCGAATCTCCATGAAGTAATTCCCGATTACTTTCGTCGAGACCTGAACGCGTTCGCCCTTGACGTCGACGTCGTCCGCCTCGAGGTGGATAGTACGCCAGCCGTCCTGGGTGAACTCACTTGAGACGTCGCGCGTCTCCCAGACGCCAGTGTCCTCGGTGTCCCGTTTGCGATAGGTAACCGAGAGGTCCTGGCCGTGTCGAACGATGAGGAAGACCTCGTCAGGGACTCGATAGGTGGCCTCCTTCCCTTTGTAGTAATCGTAGGTGAGCGAGCCGGCGGCCTCGACGTCGCCGAGGGTGAGCGATCGATCCTGGAGGTCGACCGCCGACGTGGGATAGTCGGCTGACTCCTGGCCGTGGGAGGTGATGTGCACCACGTGCTCGCGCCCGCTCTCAGCGGGATCCCCATCGAGTTGCATCCGGTTGGTCAGTTGAAAATCGAAATCGGCATCCCACGCGAATGCCTGGTCGAGACGATGGTGGTCGGCTGGATCAGCGGACGCATCATCGTCCGATTTCTCGTCATCGTCCGTGCTGTTGACGGTGCTGACAGTACCCAGAAGACCGATGCTCGTGAGGCCGATCAAAAACGGGCGACGAGCCACGTTCTCTCGGTCCGATATGTCCAGTGGGGTATTCATATGAGCTCACCGTCAGTTCGACAGCCTCCTGTATTAGAGGATATTACAGTTACGCCAATTAATCGGCCTTAGTGGAAGTTAATTAACAATTCGGACAGGATCAGGTCTGAGAAGGAGTCCGTTCGGGTGCATTGTATCGTCGCACGTCGAAGAATGGACGGAATACAGTCGCGGATCTCGATCGCTTAGCTGAAGGAGAGGGTGCTAAGCCCCCGTCCTCAAGGAACGAACGGTGGTAGCCGTGAGTGAGTAGGCAGGGGTCGTTCACGCGTCGGCGGGTGTCGTGGACTCTGTCTCGAGCGACCGAAACTGTCGACGTTGTACAAGCGACCGGGAAGCGAGCGCGAGGAGAATTGCAACGGGTGCTGGCCATCGGTCTCGGCTACTGTAGAAGCCGGGGAAGACGATGTCCGCACTGGTGAGTGGCCAGAGATATTGGTACGAACCCGCTCGGGGAACTAACAGGAGGTCGAGCACGAAGTGAGACAGGACACCGAGCGCGAGCAATAGCGCAACCGGTCGTCGATACTGAGGCTGGACGAGGAGCGCCCCGATGCAAACTACGATGGCCACACCGCCGATCGAGTGCATTGGCCACCACGAGATGGTTAGCCCGAGCGTTGATTCGGCCGTCTCGGGTGACACAATCCATTTCAAGCGATTGAGATCGGGAATCACCGCGCCGACCATCGCAACGCTCGCCAATCGCGGGGTAATCCATCGGTATCGAAGCGACAGCAGCGTCGCGAGCGTAAACGCGATCAAAACGTGGGTCAGCATGTCGGCCATGTGGATTACTCTCCCCGCTGTGTTCCGCCATCCGTCATCAGTGGCGCTTGACGGTTCGTTCCGTGAGTAGGATCGACCGGAAGCGGTTCCTTCGGCACGAGTGCCACTCCTCGAATGTCGATTCGCCAGCCGACGAGTGCACGGCCTGCGACGACTGCGGCCCCGACGATCGAAATTGCATGGACGTACAGGAGGCCCCCGATCCGGACATCCAGGTTTCGGTCGGCGGGTGCGATAAGCGCCGCCGCGATACCCGAACTGTCCACGACTCCGGCGGTCGTTACCCGTTCGGACGCAGTATCCTGGTCGACGACTGTCGTCGTTACATCACGATAGTTGGCCCCGAAATCGAAATTGACGTCCGCGAACAGCACGACCTCGTCTGCCCCGCTCGAGTCGCTTGCAACGGCTGCATCGACCGACCAACCGGCGCCGCCGAGGACGAAGAGCCCGACGAGACCGACGGTCAGGACCATGATACCGAGACAGCGGTGGAGCGGAGTCTCTAACACAATCGATTCTTCGAAGTGAACCGACGTAATGATCAGTATAGTTTCAAATCCCGACTCGAGAGGCGAATCGTGACTCGAGTCGACTGCGGTTTCGAGGCTCGAGACGAATCGTGAGTCCCATTCGACACGACTCGCAACGCTTCCGAGAGCCGCGTTACGCTATGCAACGCAACGGATGCCTGACTGACGGTATCCGAGGTACTTGGATAGCGATTACGCCTCGAGACGAATATATATGCGAAAATATACACGAACATATATACGAACGTACGGGAGTAACTGCATTAGAAGACAATGAGTGGACATCTCTCGAGGAGGCAATCCCTCGACGGTGGGAGAACAGACATACTCGCGATCGTGACAGCCGGGCTCGCCGGAGGACTCGCGTTCGGGGCCATCCTGTACGCACTCGGGTTGCTCGACTCAGTGGGTCGACTGCTCGGAGCGCCTGATATGCTGATCGGCACCATCCTTCTGGGACTGGCCAGTGTCGTCGGCGGGTTCGCCTACTTGGGCCTCGGAAAAATAAGGATGTTCGAGGATGACGTAACTGATCCGATCACTGGCACTACGATGGGGGTCATGTTCGGGCTGTTCGTCTGGCTCGTCGGAATCGTCGTTGTGCTCCCTCTGTGGCTTCGCCTCTTCGAGTACTCCCCGCCGTTTCCGTTCGTCCACTGGCAGAGCCTGCTCGGGTTGCTCGTCTACGGTGGCTTCGTTGGAACGTTGTATCCGAGGGTGAGTGCCCGACTCGGACGGTGACACGGACCGCGATTGAAGCCGCGGGCTGCCACCTCGTCGCGTTGTGTACCCGCTACTGGGACGATTCGGGCCTACGCCAGTCGACGTGGTGAACGGTGTCGAACAGATACGTAAGGCTCGTAACCGTCTGCTGATCGTGGGCTGTGGGATCGACGAGGTAGAACGCGGTGGCGCGCGTACACTCGATTCGAGCAGTCAGGATGTGGAGAAACCTGAACACCCGCTCGAAGTTGGTGGCGTGAATCAACGGTGTGATCGAATCGAACCAGAGCTCCACTGGACCGTTCTGATCACGTCGCGCGAGCGATTCACTGATCTCGATTCCGAGGCCAGTCAAATCGCTCGCGGCAACTGCGTTTATCTGTCCGGTATCTCTCTCGGTTCCGTCGGGACGCATCGTCGACTTTTGGACCGTACCACTGACGCGAATAATATCGATACTCGAGGAGCTGGATTCGTTAGTTTGCTGGTAGTCGAGAATCGTCGCTGGCGAACAACGAGCCGAAACGACTACTTTTGGAGCAGACTGGTCGGATAGCCCCACACCCTCGAGGTACGAGTCGATTTCTCCATCGTCCGGTAATGGTCCGAGCAGTAACCGATTTGATCCCCGTTCCGAATTCCCCCTATCCATCGTGCTTCAATACTATAGTGAGCGTCCTGATAAGTACTTTCAAAAAGGATAAGCGAGGTGGGTAATCCATTGTGTTTCGTTCACCGAGTTCCACCAGACGGCGAAAGCCTGTAGCCATGTTTCGGCGGTCGCTGGATCAACGTGGTTGAAACTACTACGCGTCCGAACCCCTTCAGGCACCAGCTCGCGAGCAGGTAGACTACCGCGGGTAGAACACGAATGGGAGTTTCTGTTCATCGGGGCCAACCAGAATGCAGTACTCACGGCAACCAGTATGGGGTTGGACAGCGACCGATCGATATGACTCACAGCGGTGAAGGCACGAGAGCGGCATACGAGTCAACTCGGTGCCACGGACGAAATCACCAGACGGCGGGAGAATGGAGTGCTCCGTCAGGGATTCGAACCCTGGTCATTGCCGTGAGAGGGCAATATGATTGGCCGGACTACACCAACGGAGCGGGTTTGCAATCTATGCTTGCCGAGAAGACTGTTTAAGGGTTGCGTTTCATCGGTACCGTGTCCAGTCGTCGCATGCGCGGATCACTCCTCGAATGGTGATCTGGTCGCCTCCGGTTCGAATCCCTCGAGGCTGATGATGTTCTCCCGACCGACGCGAAGTTTGCTG
It contains:
- a CDS encoding metal-dependent hydrolase translates to MADMLTHVLIAFTLATLLSLRYRWITPRLASVAMVGAVIPDLNRLKWIVSPETAESTLGLTISWWPMHSIGGVAIVVCIGALLVQPQYRRPVALLLALGVLSHFVLDLLLVPRAGSYQYLWPLTSADIVFPGFYSSRDRWPAPVAILLALASRSLVQRRQFRSLETESTTPADA
- a CDS encoding DUF7504 family protein, with translation MDRGNSERGSNRLLLGPLPDDGEIDSYLEGVGLSDQSAPKVVVSARCSPATILDYQQTNESSSSSIDIIRVSGTVQKSTMRPDGTERDTGQINAVAASDLTGLGIEISESLARRDQNGPVELWFDSITPLIHATNFERVFRFLHILTARIECTRATAFYLVDPTAHDQQTVTSLTYLFDTVHHVDWRRPESSQ